GAACTAATAGAATTGAGACGACCATTAGATCTAAAATACGATGTTTTGAATTTTCCGTTCCTCAATATCGATTTTAATTCTCCGTCGTTATCATACTCGAAGCTGGTGATTGATGGCGGAGTTAAATCTGCTGAAGGAAAACCTTGCTTAGAAAGCAATCCAAGAGAATTATACGAGAATAAATACTCAGGCCTAGAGCGAGGTGCAATAGATATTATTTTGCCTTCAGCGTTGTATCTGTAATTCTTAACGCCTAACCCGGGTATACTCTCAGACGTGACTCTTCCAACCTGGTCATATCCGTAATAGACTTTTTGGTTGCGTGGATTTTTGAACGATTCAACAAACCCCTTGGTGTTATATGTAACTTCATAAAGTTTGCGCACACCCTGATTAACTTCAGATATTCTTCCGAAATTGTCATAAATGAAATTAATGGGAGTATCGGAATGAAGTTGGGTTTGAACAATGTTCTCATTATTATCGATAATTGATTCTGTAGTTATACCTGTTGGAGAATTAGTCGTAGTTTTACCGAGGTTTCTATCAAATAAGACTTCGAAGGTTCGAGCACCTTGACTAATCGTTCTTTTAATAAAATCAAATTGAAATGGATCAGAGGAGCTGGAAGTTACTATTTGCTTAAAATAAGTTTTTTCCGTTCTTCGGGCAAGTTTTTGCGTTATTTGTGAAGGCCTAGTTAAAATTGCCGGGAATCGTTCATCCGGTACACTCTTAACATTTACCGATAGCGCATTTACTGCATTGGTAATACTACCGTCCGCAGACTGCACAGTTTCAGTAATTACCCCAGACGGTATCACTTCTCTACGTCTAAACTCACCGTTCTGTGAACGGCTAGTCTCATAAACCCATTCTTTTCCTTCTTTGGAAGTTTTGGTGATAATCAACTTATCTTGATCGCCATATTGATAGAATGACCACTGAGAGTCTTCTTTAAAGGAATAATTCAGACGGCCATCATTTGAATAATAAATGGATGTTCGAACACCGAGGGGATTCCAAAAGACTTCGAGTAAGTCAGTGCCGGGATAATATCTTAATTCCACTTTTTCAGAGTTCGCATTAGATATAGTCTTAATAAGGCCATCGGGGTATGTTGTGATATTCGTGGCAACTCCGAAAAAGGACAGAATATTACTAAGGTTTCCATTTCCATCCCTATTAAAGTAAGTTGAAAGGCCATATGCATTTTCAACACGGATTAATTTCTGAGATGGGTTGTAAAAGAATCTGAATTTAGTTGATCCAGTTAGAAATGTTCTCGTTTCTATATGTTTTCCATCTTGATCAAATATATAGACATCGCCTCCTTCGATTATCATCCAATTCTGACCATCTATGAGTTGAGCGTTTTTATGGGAACTCGTCCCATTTCCATAAAATATTCTCTGCTGAGCCAGATCATAGAAATGTTGGTCAGATAAACTCCATCCTTCCGGATTAAAAGATGGATTTCGATTGATGTTATTATAAGACGTCACGTATGAGTTTGAAAACAGGCTTGAATACACTAAGAAAAAAGGTGTGCCTTCAATAGATACCTGCTCACCGAAGGTTAGCGAATCTACTCTAATAATTGATCCGTTCTCTTCAACTTGACATTGCCCGGGCTGAACTTCTGGAACTGTCGTTGGACTGCCAGGGACTTTTGGAGGAGGCCCTATTGGGGAAGGCACCTCGGGACTTTCAGCAACTGACTTAGGAGAATATCCGAAGAGTTGTAACGGCGCTCTAGCCCACTCAAATGCCCCACCCGAAT
Above is a window of Bdellovibrio bacteriovorus DNA encoding:
- a CDS encoding RHS repeat protein; the protein is MNTAGLYILMFLLFVANICSAKTFFDPKITDCGGFPILVSELKQKTLVFKVKVNQTSPWITCSITNDTTNWAEWSYIEWTTWMTPHPDHVGFYFDYPFICSLRPGETCDFKIRFSPGVAGSYSFTGNVVIERGFQNSGGAFEWARAPLQLFGYSPKSVAESPEVPSPIGPPPKVPGSPTTVPEVQPGQCQVEENGSIIRVDSLTFGEQVSIEGTPFFLVYSSLFSNSYVTSYNNINRNPSFNPEGWSLSDQHFYDLAQQRIFYGNGTSSHKNAQLIDGQNWMIIEGGDVYIFDQDGKHIETRTFLTGSTKFRFFYNPSQKLIRVENAYGLSTYFNRDGNGNLSNILSFFGVATNITTYPDGLIKTISNANSEKVELRYYPGTDLLEVFWNPLGVRTSIYYSNDGRLNYSFKEDSQWSFYQYGDQDKLIITKTSKEGKEWVYETSRSQNGEFRRREVIPSGVITETVQSADGSITNAVNALSVNVKSVPDERFPAILTRPSQITQKLARRTEKTYFKQIVTSSSSDPFQFDFIKRTISQGARTFEVLFDRNLGKTTTNSPTGITTESIIDNNENIVQTQLHSDTPINFIYDNFGRISEVNQGVRKLYEVTYNTKGFVESFKNPRNQKVYYGYDQVGRVTSESIPGLGVKNYRYNAEGKIISIAPRSRPEYLFSYNSLGLLSKQGFPSADLTPPSITSFEYDNDGELKSILRNGKFKTSYFRSNGRLNSISSADRTLFYDYFPNSSLVKSVVGNNGIKTSYDYLGGSLVGETQQDENKISKVNIIRNIDGSINSTTVASDFLIKPFVLSHEYNGDLLPTRSGEQFFTYYSGNGRLKETSLKNIRDERKYDSYGDLIEYEVFVDKDGTSTKIFSYQLSRDVFGRIISKTETISGNTNYFEYQYDNFARLVSVLRNGKITERYEYDVNGNRNFALVDGNIYVSTFDALDRIQSFGSNTYRLSNSGEIESVKRSPGISKHYGYNSIGEMTSYRNENSDLSTFKVDHLGRRVEWNLNGEIVQRFIYDGLLRPVVQYDIKKNSIKHFVYGTHLNSPDYMNIEKQFYKIIKDHLGSPRLLVDAVSGK